The Danio aesculapii unplaced genomic scaffold, fDanAes4.1, whole genome shotgun sequence genomic sequence gcttacagtaagattatgtattaaatacatttacaaatacaaaaacGAAGGagttttttgctataattttagttagtttcagttagttttgtatgtacacaatacagttttagttagttctagttttttgaaaaacttttttatttttatttcagttaacaacaattattttacattttagttttcgtttttttgttcgtttttgttaactataataaccttgatacCTACaggagaaagctcctgattgtttgttttatttattatctgattccgaactatcttttattttgaaacattacaGTATTCGTTTAATTTTCAACAAAGCATTCGGCATCTTAACGACCGAGGAGACGtgagtattgctttatttcttcttgctaaataagacatcagtggtcatttgtgtaGTCCTGTTGTGTTAAGCTCTGATCTTATTCTCTTTTCTTTTACTGCCAATTTTGACTTGTGCCTGCTGTGGATCCATCTCTGAACTGGATTCTCTTTTGGATTTCTTTCTCTTACTGCTTTCTCTGCACCAACAACTACGCCTGGTCTTCGGCTGCGCTACCTGGTCTGCTGTATTCTCCAGTCCAGATCTTCAATGTAGTGCCtgcaaatttaatatatttatttatttacattttaatgcttttttgtttactttacttgtttgtttaccttctcaattgacattttaatttagccaaccctttatatatagttaattatttaatataatctaaactattttatactgtttgtttataattagatgtgtactgtataataaatgttttgaaatatataataaaaaaaagtttgattatatttatttgtgtggcatttttacacttcaaagtttacacatgcagttgttaaattaagaaaaaagaatgaacaatatttaatattaagcaatGCTGAAAAATTATTACTGCTTATCCTGTATTCTAGGCAGTACTGATAAACCGTCAGGAAAAAAAGCATTAATACATGTAGTAAGAACGTCATCTCACAGTTGTTGAATGTCACACAACAACATTGCTACAGCCTTCTCAGGTCTTACATTTCTACACTGTAACAATGTAGCGAGCACAAAAGTGGCGACATTGCCTTTGAAAAAATGCAACATTGTACAGACATCGCTACAACGTAAATGTGTTTGTTgggaaaaaggttgggaaccactgttctACAGTGTGAATTATGAATCTTGTAAATTCACAAAATATAATGACgaacataattaaatttattacatttaacttAAAGGCCATTGcagcattatttcttttaaataacacCAATAAAAATGACTCTCACCTCAACATCTGCAGTGTGTGATCCTGAACCATATGACACCTTTAAAACACATCTTGCGGTAAGACTGGTCATACATTCTTTTGATTCAATATAATTAATCattatatgtttaattattaaaagttTACTTAAAGACcattgcaacattttttttttatatataaaaataataattctctcACCTCATCATCGGCagtaagtgattccaaaccttctgtcacctttaaaaaaaaacatctgcaggTAAGACTGGTTATACATTCTTTTAATACAATATAACTAATCATTATATGTTTAATTATTGAAAATTTACTTAAAGACCATtgcaacattattttttaatataaaaataataataataattctctcaCCTCATACATacttttaatacaatataattgtttatatttaacttaatataacaattatatttaatatattataatgtaattataatgagCTGACTTGCATCCAATTGTCCTCTTTTTAGTCTTCCATGGGGAAATTTAACTGTGCTCTTCGGCTCTAAGTACAGTTTGTACTTGCGATTTGGCATTCTAAATTTAAAAAGGACATAAACATAATTATTAACAGGACTACTCAAGAATGGTATGATGGTTAATACAAAGTAATTAATTTACTAAAAGCTATACAGTCCtcacataaactttatttatcaggtgaaattaatatttgtttaaatatcttCTAATCCTTGTATGTTTAAACTGAACTACTTTGTTTACTAGTTTAACAATAAGATAAATTGGATTAATAATATTGTTCTTGTTTTGTTATGTGGAAGTATTTGTGTAGAAGTTTTATAAATAGGACTGCATGGAACCCCTGCACTGTAACGTACAGTGTGACTGCAGTCGCTGTAACCAAGGCAACAGTATCAACAGTGACTTCCCGCCTAAAATCGTTAATTCCGTTACCGTAATTTCACGTTTATTCGGTTttataatataacgtaattataatttttataatttgtaataaGCCATGTTCGCCTACGTGAAGTACATACAAGATGGGTGTAAGGAAATCGTCCCCATAGCCGATATTAAAGACTTTGACCCGAAAACGGGAGACCTCAGCAAAACGTACTGGGTGCGCTGGCAGGATAAATATTTCAAAGGACAAATATTGCTCCTAAAGAGTGAGTCATTATAATGTTAACTTCAGTAGTTCGTTAATAATGTGATAAAAGTACATTTAGAAAACTCTATATCGCCACTATTAACGTTAAATGTCATTGAAAGATTGGTCAAGGCACTAACGTTAACTGTTGTCCGTGCTAACGTTAGCTAACGAACATAGTGTGTTAGTAAAGCAGCGAGCTGGGTTAACattgaacattgtttttaatgacAGAAGACATTGTATTACGTTACATGTAGTTTAAGTACTTACATTAAGTGTTATTAACATTCCAGAGTCCAGAGAAGAGGTTGAAGAAGTGCTTGCGCAGGGTAAGCGGGTTCGTGTTAAACTCCTCAAGGACTCATCACCTCCACGGCCGCGCTCCGAAGAAGAGGAAGCCAAAATCATAAATGTAACGTTGTTGGTGGTATACATGTGAAATTTCAGCTATTGCCATCTTGTGGTACTTGAATGTATTGACAGACTACTTGtgttaaaaattatacattgaaGGCTCAGatatggaaaaaaaacatgtaatgccATTCCATAATCTTGTGTGTACTGCAATCTGTCTTCGACCACGTGAAAGTTTTCAAATTATCACCATTATCAGCTAATAATATCAGACTCTAATCATGGTATTTATATCCTTTGTGCATCACTTTTAAAGTTACACATAATTCAAAATGgacaaaatgttaaaattgtcatattatgatattaaatatttttaatattcctTTCTACTTTAACTCATGCCAATATTTTCACCAGCATTAGTTGTAATCATAATTGCcatacattcataaattttcagaatatgaatacattaaatgctgctttatttataattttgattcctatattaataataataataaatgttattatttgccATACACTTCATAAGCCTTTTGCCTTTGTTACAGTCTTACAGTCCTGCTTATATCCCTCctcattacattcattcattgattcattcattttccttttggcttagtctctttattaatctggggtcgccatagcggattgaaccaccaacttatccagcatatgttttatgcagcggatgcccttccagccgcaacgcatcactgggaaacatccttacacattcattcactaggacaatttagcctacacccaattcacctgtaccgcatgtctttggactgtggggtaaaccggagcacccggaggaaacccacgcgaacgcggggagaacatgcaaactccacacagaaacgccaactgacccagccgaggctcgaaccagcgaccttcttgctgtgaggtgacagcactacatactgcgtcACCGTGTCGCCTCCTCCTTATTACAGTCTTGTATTAATTTCAAGGCATTCATATttggtggtgcaatgggtagcacaattgcctcatagcaagaaggttgctgatttgagcctcgctggatcagttggcatttctgtgtggagtttgcatgttctccccgtgttggcgtgggtttcctccgggtgctccagtttcccccacaagtcccaaaaacatgtggtaaaggtgaattgggtaggctagcatatgtgtgtgaatgagtgtgtatggatgtttcccagtgatgggttgcagctgaaagggcattcgttgcataaaacatatgttggcagttcattctgctgtggtgaccccaaattaataaagggactaagccgaaaagaaaatcaatgaatgaataaattaaaaatcattaaGCTGTCATCATGTGTTTCTAAGGTAATTAAAATTGAATAATGTGATCTAAGTTTAAATTTTAACAAAGAAatagatttttaaacattttgcaaCCTTTAGCCTCCTCATTACCAACAAAGGACATTTATGTAGAATGAgccaattatattgttttaagatatttatatttgtctttttaatataaacattttttggaTGTAgtcttgcatttcacttgcttttactaattaatattttatgcatgtgtccaaacaaatcagaaaaaagCTGCAGAAGAGGCCAAACGAAAAAACCTTTTGGCCTTACTAAAAGAgcgacaaaacaaaagaaaactgtcTCCACTCTGCCCAActccaaacaaaaaaacaaaagctgatAACCTGTCCAACAAGGTTGATGATGGTGAGGATAAGgtggacgatgatgatgatgatgatggcgatgacgacgacgatgatgatgatgatggtggggTTGTACCTGAAAAACTGTTTCAGGAGGCAAGACAAAAGCAACTATTATACAAAAAACAGGTCAACAAAATGTCTCTGCAACTGCAGGAAACTAAACAGAAGTAAGGGATGCTTTTACAGAGATTATTTTAGGAGTTTCTGTCAATGTTTTAGCTAGTCATAACATTCAGTATGTAATTTGGTTATAGGCTAGAGGAGCACATGAAACGAAGTGCAGAAGTTGAGGCGGAGAATAAACAGCTACGTTCATTAAACATGCAACTGCAGCAACAGTTGCTAAAATCACTCAACTCTTCATCTGGTGAGCTTTTCATCGCCTTATTTTCGCTGACCTCTGAGAATGTCATTCAAAGAAAAATGCAATCTTTCATGTTTaactactatttattattattattattattattattattattattattattgatttcaaCTATTATTTTAGCACAGAAAATCTTCTTACTGCcacaatttttaattttgtaatttgtcAGATTTTCTAACAGGTTCACAAATAATGagtaattttatattttgttaaaactTTGCCCCATTATATGATGTCATAGACACATCTATTTAACTATGTAATTTATTGAAATGTGTGGAAACATTTCAGAACTTGCATTCTTTTGGATGACTGGAGCATCTACTGCCCATCCAATTTGTTATATCACATCTGTTTTCTTCTGCTTCTGCAAGGTATACCGACAGCAGCGACAGTTTACAGTGCAATTTACCATTTCAATTCACACAAACTCTACCTTCCAACGGGCCCAACTGACTTGGAATTGAATAATTCTCCCACTTTTACTAATTTTACTCAGCAGCCCTAAATCTGACTGACGATCAGCTTCACTGTTAACAACAGACCCAAAGGGCATATACTGAAACACAATAATATTGCTATAAAGAGTTGCTGTagaaaaccaataataataataaaaataaaatatcagtaaaatattatattacagggcagcacggtggcacagtgggtggcacaatcgcctcacagcaagaaggtcactggtttgtgccccagctgggtcagttggaatttctgtgtggagtttgcatgtttttcccatgttggcgtgggtttcctcctggtgctctggtttcccccacaatccaaaaaaaaaaaaaaacaagttgtatagatgaattgggtcagctaaattgttcgaagcgtatgtgtgtgaatgagtgtgtatggaatttttcccattgatgggttgaagctggaagggcatccgttgcgtaaaacatatgctggataagttggcgggtcattccactgagacgaccccagattaatatctACAGGGTAGATCCAGGAGATGCTGAAGGGATTATTGTCAtttgtctttttgtctttctaaTTTTCACAGATTCTAGACCACCAAAACCAAAGGGGACCATAAATGTACAAAGTAAGTGCAACAAACACAGcccaaaatcagaaaaagttgggacagtatgggaacgcaaataaaaaaaataaaaactggtaacactttataataactacacactataaatcatttattaagcactggcatctagtgaattcattatttgttaagcattaactccacattaataaacgttagtaatcAGTTTATTACGGCAGCTACACATGCTGTATTAATGACTTATAATCACATCTATAATGTGCTTAAggattgtatttttataatttgtgactggttgatttttcattactaaataaagtatcacattattttcaaaccatttgtatttaagagtagttgtctttttaagatcattcagaatgagttagtaaatgattaataaactattgaaatcaacatttatatatctgattattcaggcatatactaatagttaatttgtatgttaataaatgctttattaactcaacttcaggcagttttgtgacctaatctaaagtgaggactattcatgctttataaatcccttataaatgacaattaagggCTCTGtacaatgaacaataatctttgcaaactcatctaaaaagtaaaattactgtaaaatttaaacattgctgaataacagcagtgtcaaaatacgacaaaactggataaaacaacaacaacaatataataatttaacaatttaataggaTGCAATCTTTAAACTGTacactaattttattttagataaaattgcaaagatttattttttatttgatacagtttcatttgtgtatcttcaattGAATAGAAATGAacaaagttgtttattttcttttttcctgtttagaatttaactgagcctttataaatgtgcttataagtcaagaatacagcatttgtagctgcagttgtaaactgcttactaacatctattaatgtagagttcgtgcttaacagataatgaattcactatttgctaatgcttaataaatggttcatagtgtgtagttattataaagtgttaccagaatattttgttttctgtgttttacaTCTACTGTCATTTGTGATggatttctttttctattttacacAGACCCTCAGCAACAAAAACCAAAGAGCACCTTACAAAGTATGTGCAACAAAAATGTAACTCAAAGATATCTGAAATTTATATGCATTTCAagtatatttacataattttttatatagttGCAGAG encodes the following:
- the LOC130220478 gene encoding putative uncharacterized protein DDB_G0270496, whose translation is MNKLKIIKLSSCVSKKKAAEEAKRKNLLALLKERQNKRKLSPLCPTPNKKTKADNLSNKVDDGEDKVDDDDDDDGDDDDDDDDDGGVVPEKLFQEARQKQLLYKKQVNKMSLQLQETKQKLEEHMKRSAEVEAENKQLRSLNMQLQQQLLKSLNSSSDSRPPKPKGTINVQNPQQQKPKSTLQIAEADCEQQSLSRQEDEIQLVKLGDIQIRSDTWTAIQKNTRDSLFVKELAVAFWGTKTLGDRSLTGKECPTTKTTKRPLTPQKLHTLKACFKEWLVKGNVVEPELQHHHPMLVTSIPAPASHAGDQYPSMACWCCDAGVMLVTSMGCWCWDAGVLLVTSMGC